ATAACCCAGAAACGTCAGATTGTTCTCATCCGCAACAGTGTAAATGCCGCGAGGATCGAGCTGACGCTCGGCAACTGCAAGTACGCGAAAGCCATTGGCACTCTCTCGTTTGTAAAGATCCGTAAGGAAATTCTTCTGCTCCGCCGTTATAGGCAGCTCGCGGTCGCCACTCGCAATGGCGGTCACTAAAGGCAGGATTCCCTCCGGCGACCCCTTGCATATCAGGATGCTCTTGCCGTCTCGCTCCACTACAACCGAGAGGCGGCGGCGTTGGAAGTCGAAAGGAATCTCATCCAGCTTCCTAGGCATAGAGAGACCACTCATTGGAGTGGCTAAGATAGCCGTATCCAATGGGCTGCGAATTCCGGTCTCTTGTTGACTGTTGATTTGTGCGGCCGCGAGGGCCCGCGGCGAGGTTTTCCCATCCGGTCCGAGGGTCCCATGCAATTCCAGAGCGCCCGATGTGAGTGTGCCCGTTTTATCGCAGCATAGAATATCGATGCTGCCGAGGTTCTGGATTGCGGGAAGTCGTTTCACAATGACCTGTTTCCGCGCCATTGCCAGTGCCCCGCGTGAGAGGGTGACAGAGGTAATCATCGGGAGAAACTCGGGTGTGAGTCCCACGGCGAGAGAGACCGCGAACAGCAACGAATCAAAGGCTGGTCGATGCAGAGCCAAGCTAATTAGCAACACAAAGAGCACGAGTCCGAAAACGAACCTTGTGATTAGGTAGCCGAATCGGCGTAAACCGATATCGAATGCGGTCTCCGGCGCTCGCTCCGATAGCTGCGCCGCGATGTCACCGAACGCAGTTCGGGAACCGGTCGCGATCACCTCAGCAATGGCGGTGCCACTCACGACAGACGTGCCCACGAAAATCATGTTCGGTGCGTTCGGCAATTGCGACGCAGGAGTATCCGATGCCGTCTTCTCCGTAGGCGCCGATTCCCCCGTGAGCATCGCCTGTTGTACGAACAGATCGCGAGCTTCAAAGAGCCGCGCGTCTGCCGGAATCAAATCGCCGGCGGATAATCGGATGATGTCACCAGGAACAAGGACACGCCTGGGGAGCTCTTGCCAAGTGCCATCGCGTTGCACGGAGGCCGTGGCCGCGACCTTGGCCCGAAGGTGCTCGATGATCTTGCGCGATCTGTAGGACTGTACGAAATCGATCGTGGCTCCAAGGAGCACGAGGGCGGCGATCAAAGTGGCGTCAAAGGTTTCGCCAATTAGACGGGAAATGGCTGCCGCGATCAGCAGGATAATCGCGAGCGGATTCGTGAAAAGAACCAGGAAATCCAGCCACGGCTGCCTGCCGTGCTTCCTGGGCAATTCGTTCGGGCCAAATTCTTCGATCCTTGCGGTAGCTTCCTGAGAACTCAACCCTGGGAACGAAATGTTAGCTGTCGTTGCCATGGGACATCTCATGCTTGAGGTAGAAGGACGGCCGTGTGATTCAATTGGTCCGCCTCCTGAGCACGTAAGGCTGCATTGACCTGATCCAGTCGATAGGTATCTACCTCAGGTCGAAGATGGAGGGCAGCCGCGATCTTCAGGAGCTCGTATTCGGCGTATGCATCGTGATGCGTGTACACCGGCGGATCGCACAGATTTTCTCTATCTGCGCGGCAGAAGCGCCATGTTCCGTCTGTCCCCACAACCCAGGACACGCCGACGCGCATGCCTGCAGATAAGCGCTTCTGGGGCGATTGGACGACCTCTGCCACGATTTCATGGCCGGGAATGATGCACGGACCTTTTGGTGGCAGATGTCCTTCAATGATTTGGAGGTCCGTGCGGCAGATGCCACACGCTAGCACTTTCAGCAATGCAAAGCCCGGTTCAACAATGGGCGTGGGAATGTCTCGAATCGAGAGTGGGTTCGCGTCTGCTGCACCTAGTTTTGTCAGCACCGCTGCCTTCATCGTCCACCCCGGGTGCGACTTCGAATCGTGCCAAAGCCAGATTGTTCCTCCACTTCGGCAGACGGCAGTGATCAAGGTCACAAGCTTTCGTGACCGAAAATGCAGCACCAGTGCGCATTTGTTCCTACGCTCTCCCTAGATCCGCAGGATCGGAGGAGCAAACGCTCTTGCGCAAACCTGCCAGTCCAGTTCATCTTGAACGTGCTGACGCAATTGCAGATCGCTGCTCATCATTTCATTTCTCAGTTATGTCCAATGCTATTGGCACTCGCCCGAGTGAAAACCGGGACGTCTTCTGGCTGCTCGCAGGTGCCAGATAGCGCATCACGTCCTTGAGGTCCGATGGCGGGGGTCTTCAGCCCAAGTTGCGCAGGTCAAGTAGGGGAATCTTTCTCGCCATGGCTAATTAGTTCAAGGACGCCCTGGATGAAGCCCTTGACGCTGTTGGTCCTCGGAAGCGTAGCGTCACGATTCATCGGCCTGCAGAAACGCTCCTCGCAGTACCGAAACCAGATGTTCAACTCTGATTGGGTAGCTCAGGAAAGAAACTGCGCCGAGATCCATGGCGTGAGTTCTGGCCGATTGAGTGTCATGCGTCGCTGAATGGAAGATGACAGGGACCGACTTGGTCTGTGGATCGCTTTTCAACTTCTGACAAACATCAAAGCCGGTCATATCCGGCAGATTAATGTCCAACAGGACTGCATCCGGGCGACGCGAAGCGGCCATTTTCAGCGCCTCCGAGCCGGTTGTGGCCTGCATGACCTCGAAACCAGACCCCTCGAGATGTTTCCCGAGCGCGTATTGATGAGTTTGATTGTCATCGACGACCAGGATGATTCGATGATCCAAGGCTCCCTTTCCCTCCGTATCTGTAAGGATCGATCTTAATGTAAGTGAGCCGGTTCGTCGCTATGGACCGAGTTCGCACGCAAACATAACATCTGAACGCCGAGCTATCGCTATACTGGGTGTTCCGTTAGAACCATATACCAGAAGAGGTCCGTGTGAGCACATCGAAAATTCCCGAAATTCTTCGCCAGCATGAAGGAACCCTCCTGGACGACTGGACGCGAGAGCAGGGTCAGATCAAGGATTCGAGCAATCGCCTATCCGATGCAGAGGTGAGGTCACAATCCAGACGCTTCCTTCAACTGGTGCAGGAGGCAGCCACAAGGGGCAACGTGGTCGACGTCGAGGGGGATAATTACAGAGAGGTACGTAAATTCCTCGAAGAGATATCTTCGAGCCGTGCGGCTCTGGGGTTCAGCCCGAAGGACACAGCGCTTTTTATTTTCTCGTTCAAGCAGCCTCTATTCGCACAGATTCGCACCTCCCTGCCGAAGGCGGAGGAACAGGTTGCCGAGATATGGAATGCGACGCTGCTGCTCGACAGGCTGGGTCTGTTTACGACAGAGATGTATCAGAAGTCCCGCGAAGCCGTCATTCTCCGCCAGCAGGAGGAGATGCTGGAGCTCTCGACGCCTGTTGTGAAACTGTGGGATGGGGTTCTGGCGCTGCCCATTATCGGCACGCTGGACTCAAGCCGCACGCAGACGATCATGGAGAATCTTCTGGCGAGAATCGTTGAGACGGGATCGGAGCTCGCAATTATCGACATTACCGGCGTTCCCACGGTGGACACGCTCACGGCACAACATCTTTTGAAGACGGTCACGGCGGCGCGTCTGATGGGAGCGGAGTGCATTATCAGCGGTATACGTCCGCAGATTGCTCAGACGATCGTGCACCTCGGCGTTGAGCTGGGGGACATTGTGACGAAGGCAAGTCTTGCCGACGCCTTCCGCGTCGCGATGCAGCGCACAGGTCACACCGTAGTCCGTAGAGCCCTCGTTGCGGGCAAGGCATAATTCAGGAGCGATTCATGGAACATATACCTATTCTGCGGATGGGCGAGTTTCTCCTGATTACTGTGCAGGTAGACATGCACGACCGGCTTGCCATGCAGTTGCAGGACGATCTCACAGAGCAGATTGTGCGCTGCGGTTCACGCGGCGTTCTCATCGACATCTCGGCACTTGAGGTGGTGGATTCCTTCATTGGCCGAATGCTGGGAAATATTGCGTCGATGTCACGTGTGCTTGACGCGCAGACCGTCGTTGTTGGCATGCGTCCGGCAGTCGCGATCACGCTGGTGGAGCTGGGCATGTCTTTGCCAGGAATTCGGACCGCCCTGACGGTTGAACGCGGCATGGAGATTCTGCGCGCCGACGTATCTCGTGCTAATGAGGAGCTCGAAGCGGAGGAGTTAGCAGATGGAAGTTCTGAAATCTGAGACACTCGCCGTTCGAACGTCTGAGGATGTGGTGACGGTTCGCACTTCGGTGCGCAAGTTGGCGGCCGACCTTCGTTTCGGCATCGTCGATCAGACCAAAATCGTTACTGCGGCGAGCGAGATTGCCCGCAACACAATCGATTACGGGCATGGGGGAAACCTTCGCATGGACGTCCTTAATAACGGTCTGAAGAGAGGCCTCCGGCTGATTTTCGCGGATCAGGGGCCTGGAATAAAAGACATCCAGCAGGCCATGACGGATGGATTTACGAGTGGAAGCGGTATGGGGCTGGGGCTCGGCGGTACCCGTCGTCTGATGGATGAATTCGACATTGCATCCAAGCTAAACGAAGGGACAACCGTCACCATCACAAAATGGAGCCGCTAAAGCAAACCACGATCGTTCCTATTCAGGATTCGTCGCAAGTCGCACTCGCACGCCGGACAGCCAATGAGCTTGCGTCTGTGGCGGGTCTGGACGAACAGCGCCGCTCTGCAGTCAACGTTGTCACAGTAGAGCTGGCGAACAACATCCTGCAGCATGCGGGTTCCGGCCAACTGCTTTTTCAATACATCCAGAAGACCGGGGCGTTCGACATCATAGCCGTCGATCATGGCCCCGGGATGGTGGACGTGGAGCGTTGTCTCGAAGACGGCTTTAGTACAAAATCGACTCCGGGATTAGGGCTCGGTGCGGTACAGCGCTTCGCCATACGATATGGGGCGTTTTCAGTGCCGGAGCGCACTACTGTCGTGACCGCGCGTATGGCTGAACGAGCTCCCGAGCCCGACTTTTCCGTGATCTGCACTGCTATTCATGGCGAGACACTCAGCGGAGACGGGTGGGATGTTTCTGCGGATGGGCGCAGCTTCTGCGTTGTCGATGGCTTAGGCCACGGCATGCTGGCCGCAGAGGCTGCAAAGGTGGCTATCGAGATCTTACATAAGCATCCTGGAATCTCACCGGCGGCCTGCCTTGAGAAGATGCACGCGGCAATGAGATCCACTCGCGGAGCTGCAGGAGCTGTGGTACGAGTGAATCCTGAGACTGGTACTCTGGATTTCGCCGGAATCGGCAACATCAGCTGCGTTCTGATGGCGGACGAAAAGAACCAAAGTCTTGTCTCTTATAACGGCACTCTTGGGCATCAGCTTCGCCGTGTCCAGGAGTTTTCTTATCCGTACAAACGCCGTGACCTGCTTTTGATGCACTCAGATGGTCTGACCACGCAAGCGAAGCTAGGCATCCCCTCTTTGCTGCTCTCGCAAGCGCCGAACGTGATTGGGCCCTTTCTCTTTTCCGAGCAGCTTCGAGGTCGCGATGACGCGACCCTCCTGGTGAGCCGCCTTGCATAGAAACAGCTCAAGCCGGTTGCTCTGCGTTACGCTCGCTGTCGAGACGGACTTCCTGCTCGCGCGCCAACGTGCGAAGCAGATCGCCCATATTCTCGGATTCGACGGACAGGACCAGACGCGGATTGCCACGGC
This Acidobacteriaceae bacterium DNA region includes the following protein-coding sequences:
- the mgtA gene encoding magnesium-translocating P-type ATPase → MATTANISFPGLSSQEATARIEEFGPNELPRKHGRQPWLDFLVLFTNPLAIILLIAAAISRLIGETFDATLIAALVLLGATIDFVQSYRSRKIIEHLRAKVAATASVQRDGTWQELPRRVLVPGDIIRLSAGDLIPADARLFEARDLFVQQAMLTGESAPTEKTASDTPASQLPNAPNMIFVGTSVVSGTAIAEVIATGSRTAFGDIAAQLSERAPETAFDIGLRRFGYLITRFVFGLVLFVLLISLALHRPAFDSLLFAVSLAVGLTPEFLPMITSVTLSRGALAMARKQVIVKRLPAIQNLGSIDILCCDKTGTLTSGALELHGTLGPDGKTSPRALAAAQINSQQETGIRSPLDTAILATPMSGLSMPRKLDEIPFDFQRRRLSVVVERDGKSILICKGSPEGILPLVTAIASGDRELPITAEQKNFLTDLYKRESANGFRVLAVAERQLDPRGIYTVADENNLTFLGYLSFSDPILPDAAETIQHLKEDGIEIKILSGDSDLVTKYICQDAGMPISGVVLGDDLENISEPALVHLVNEANIFARLSPAQKVRVLNALRHSGHVVGFIGDGINDSPAMHAADIGIAAPHAVDIAQDASDVVMLKPGLNVLHDGIVEGRRAFGNVMKYLLMGTSSNFGNVLSMAAASVVLPFLPMLPTQILLNNFLYDLSQLTIPTDNVDPEYIQKPQHWDIRTIRRFMVLVGPISSLFDFLTFYVMLRVFHAGEVEFHTGWFVESLATQTLVLLIIRTMRSPLRSRPSNGLLITVAVAVIAGLWLPYSRFAQRLGFVGLHARYFIFLGLATGAYLLFVEFAKRKLFPVRDLVPHLATPVLASPVH
- a CDS encoding anti-sigma regulatory factor; the protein is MEVLKSETLAVRTSEDVVTVRTSVRKLAADLRFGIVDQTKIVTAASEIARNTIDYGHGGNLRMDVLNNGLKRGLRLIFADQGPGIKDIQQAMTDGFTSGSGMGLGLGGTRRLMDEFDIASKLNEGTTVTITKWSR
- a CDS encoding ATP-binding SpoIIE family protein phosphatase, translated to MEPLKQTTIVPIQDSSQVALARRTANELASVAGLDEQRRSAVNVVTVELANNILQHAGSGQLLFQYIQKTGAFDIIAVDHGPGMVDVERCLEDGFSTKSTPGLGLGAVQRFAIRYGAFSVPERTTVVTARMAERAPEPDFSVICTAIHGETLSGDGWDVSADGRSFCVVDGLGHGMLAAEAAKVAIEILHKHPGISPAACLEKMHAAMRSTRGAAGAVVRVNPETGTLDFAGIGNISCVLMADEKNQSLVSYNGTLGHQLRRVQEFSYPYKRRDLLLMHSDGLTTQAKLGIPSLLLSQAPNVIGPFLFSEQLRGRDDATLLVSRLA
- a CDS encoding STAS domain-containing protein, coding for MEHIPILRMGEFLLITVQVDMHDRLAMQLQDDLTEQIVRCGSRGVLIDISALEVVDSFIGRMLGNIASMSRVLDAQTVVVGMRPAVAITLVELGMSLPGIRTALTVERGMEILRADVSRANEELEAEELADGSSEI
- a CDS encoding alcohol dehydrogenase catalytic domain-containing protein; this translates as MKAAVLTKLGAADANPLSIRDIPTPIVEPGFALLKVLACGICRTDLQIIEGHLPPKGPCIIPGHEIVAEVVQSPQKRLSAGMRVGVSWVVGTDGTWRFCRADRENLCDPPVYTHHDAYAEYELLKIAAALHLRPEVDTYRLDQVNAALRAQEADQLNHTAVLLPQA
- a CDS encoding STAS domain-containing protein; translated protein: MSTSKIPEILRQHEGTLLDDWTREQGQIKDSSNRLSDAEVRSQSRRFLQLVQEAATRGNVVDVEGDNYREVRKFLEEISSSRAALGFSPKDTALFIFSFKQPLFAQIRTSLPKAEEQVAEIWNATLLLDRLGLFTTEMYQKSREAVILRQQEEMLELSTPVVKLWDGVLALPIIGTLDSSRTQTIMENLLARIVETGSELAIIDITGVPTVDTLTAQHLLKTVTAARLMGAECIISGIRPQIAQTIVHLGVELGDIVTKASLADAFRVAMQRTGHTVVRRALVAGKA
- a CDS encoding response regulator, whose translation is MDHRIILVVDDNQTHQYALGKHLEGSGFEVMQATTGSEALKMAASRRPDAVLLDINLPDMTGFDVCQKLKSDPQTKSVPVIFHSATHDTQSARTHAMDLGAVSFLSYPIRVEHLVSVLRGAFLQADES